The following coding sequences are from one Chelonoidis abingdonii isolate Lonesome George chromosome 4, CheloAbing_2.0, whole genome shotgun sequence window:
- the TMEM265 gene encoding transmembrane protein 265, with amino-acid sequence MGEEMALSVGNGCAGKPTEDEAETVVMIQEGPLRPKPSTWTPCPRALRNLAIGSIICGCSCLGVLALIYAVKANEKRKTNSPDTDLWARKSFRFSLLSIGVWVSLLILVPLLMGLISYLIARAE; translated from the exons ATGGGGGAGGAGATGGCACTCAGCGTGGGGAACGGCTGCGCTGGGAAACCCACAGAGGATGAGGCAGAGACTGTGGTGATGATCCAGGAGGGGCCCTTGCGGCCTAAGCCGTCTACCTGGACCCCATGTCCCCGTGCCCTCCGCAACCTGGCCATAGGCAGCATCATCTGCGGCTGCTCCTGCCTGGGGGTGCTGGCCCTAATCTATGCTGTCAAG GCCAACGAGAAGCGGAAGACAAACTCTCCTGACACGGATCTCTGGGCCCGGAAGTCCTTTCGGTTCTCCCTTCTCAGCATCGGGGTCTGGGTGTCTCTGCTCATCCTGGTACCGCTGCTCATGGGACTCATCTCCTACCTGATTGCCAGGGCAGAGTGA